The Candidatus Uhrbacteria bacterium DNA window CGGCAGGCCATCGCAGGGGAAAAGCAGCGTTCGTGCATGAATAACAAACGCGCGCGGCAAGAGTTGGGGTGGACGCCGAAGGTAGGACTGCGTGAGGGATTGGCCCAGTGCGTGCGATTCTTCGACACGAGAAAATTACAAAAGAAGTCTGCATGAGCCCGACCGCGCGCACACTCCGTGAAGCGCTTCGTGTTCTCCGTGCTGGAGGAGTCGCCTTGATTCCCACCGAAACGTCCTATGCGCTCGCCGTCGATGCAACGAACGCTGCAGCGGTCCGCCGCGTGTTTCACCTGAAGGGCCGTGCGGAACAAAAAACGCTGCCGCTTATTGCGAGTTCGCGTGTGATGGCAGAGAGGTATGCCGTGTTGGGATCAATGGAGAGTGCACTCGCAAAAAAGTATTGGCCAGGGCCACTCACGCTTGTCGTACCGGCAAAGAAGAATGTGGGGCTGGCAAAGGGCGTGGTGGCGAAGGACGGAACCATTGCTATCCGGGTAAGCAGGCACGCGGTTGCCCGCGCCCTTTCGCGCCGTTTAAAAGTTCCCATCGTCTCGACCTCAGCCAATCGTGCGGGCGAGCCGCCGGTATTTTCTCCGCACGACCTTTCTTTCTCTTTGGATGCTGTTGTAGACGCGGGAAAGCTTCGCCAGCGCAAACCCTCGACGATTGTGCGTATTGTGGAGGGGAAAATTGTCATCCTGCGTCAAGGTAAGTTAGGAGCTAAGCTCCTGACTGGTCAGGAGCTTAGCTCCTCATTCTTATGAGAGCGAAGAAACAATTTGGCCAGCATTTTTTACGTGATCAGTCCGTGATCAAAAAAATCATCTCATCTGCCGAAATTACTCCGGGCGAAGAGGTGCTGGAAATCGGCCCCGGCGAGGGGGTTTTGACGCAAGCACTTCTCTCCGCCGGGGCTCGCGTCACGGCAGTGGAAATTGACCGCGATCTCATTGATGCTCTCCGGGAGCGTTTTGGCAAAAGTCTTAATCTTATCGAGGGCGATATTCTCTCCGTTCCTCTCTGCAAGCTTCCGGCGACAAGCTATAAGCTCGTTGCTAATCTTCCCTACAATATCGCTTCCGCGGTGCTGGAAAAGTTCTTCACTCTTCCTGAGCCGCCCACGCGCTTTGTGGTGATGGTCCAACGCGAGGTGGGGGAGCGCATTCTGGCACAGCCTCCACACATGAGTCTTCTCTCGGTTGCCTGCCAGATGTATGCCGATGCGCGTCGGGTGACACGCGTGCCGCCCGGCGCGTTTTCCCCGCCGCCAAAAGTGGACTCGCTTGTCGTGCGTATGGACTGGCACCCGCGTGTTGTCGATCCGGAATCGGTCATCGCACTGGCAAAAAAGGGTTTTGTCCATCCCAGAAAACAGCTTCATCGTAATATGGAGCCCTTGTTTGCTCGTGAAAAAACAAAGAAATTTCTCGCCTCCCGCAGTTTGCCAGAGACAGCCCGCGCGCAGGAACTTTCTGTGGACGATTGGATCGCTATTCGGGCACACAACATGCTA harbors:
- a CDS encoding threonylcarbamoyl-AMP synthase; protein product: MSPTARTLREALRVLRAGGVALIPTETSYALAVDATNAAAVRRVFHLKGRAEQKTLPLIASSRVMAERYAVLGSMESALAKKYWPGPLTLVVPAKKNVGLAKGVVAKDGTIAIRVSRHAVARALSRRLKVPIVSTSANRAGEPPVFSPHDLSFSLDAVVDAGKLRQRKPSTIVRIVEGKIVILRQGKLGAKLLTGQELSSSFL
- the rsmA gene encoding ribosomal RNA small subunit methyltransferase A; this translates as MRAKKQFGQHFLRDQSVIKKIISSAEITPGEEVLEIGPGEGVLTQALLSAGARVTAVEIDRDLIDALRERFGKSLNLIEGDILSVPLCKLPATSYKLVANLPYNIASAVLEKFFTLPEPPTRFVVMVQREVGERILAQPPHMSLLSVACQMYADARRVTRVPPGAFSPPPKVDSLVVRMDWHPRVVDPESVIALAKKGFVHPRKQLHRNMEPLFAREKTKKFLASRSLPETARAQELSVDDWIAIRAHNML